The Salvelinus sp. IW2-2015 linkage group LG6.2, ASM291031v2, whole genome shotgun sequence genome window below encodes:
- the LOC111965628 gene encoding pre-mRNA-processing factor 19, with the protein MSLVCAISNEVPEHPCVSPVSNQVFERRLIEKYIAENGVDPMNSQPLSEEQLIDIKVSHPIRPKAPSSTSIPAILKALQDEWDAVMLHSFTLRQQLQTTRQELSHALYQHDAACRVIARLTKEVTAAREALATLKPQAGLVAPQNMPASQPAAGGAGGEPMEVSVQVGMTPEIIQKLQDKATVLTTERKKRGKTVPEELVRAEDLSKYRQVASHAGLHSASVPGILCMDLCPSDTNKVLTGGADKNVVVFDKKEEQIIATLKGHTKKVTSVIYHPSQSVVFSASPDSTIRVWSVTGGNCIQVVRAHEASVTGLSLHATGDYLLSSSEDQYWAFSDIQTGQVLTKVTDEAAGVALTCAQFHPDGLIFGTGTADSQIKIWDLKERTNVANFPGHSGPVTSIAFSENGYYLATGAQDSSVKLWDLRKLKNFKTIALDNSYEVKSLVFDQSGTYLAVGGSDIRVYICKQWSEVLNFSDHSGLVTGVAFGDNAQFLSSAGMDRSLKFXSL; encoded by the exons ATGTCTTTGGTTTGCGCAA TTTCCAATGAGGTCCCGGAGCACCCTTGCGTGTCCCCGGTGTCTAACCAGGTGTTCGAGCGCCGACTGATCGAGAAGTATATCGCAGAGAATGGAGTGGATCCAATGAATAGCCAACCACTGTCGGAAGAGCAACTTATCGATATAAAAG TGTCTCATCCTATCCGACCAAAGGCTCCCTCTTCTACCAGTATCCCTGCCATACTCAAGGCTCTGCAAGATGAGTGG GATGCGGTCATGTTGCACAGTTTCACTCTGAGGCAGCAGCTGCAGACGACTCGCCAGGAGCTCTCTCACGCCCTCTACCAGCATGACGCAGCCTGCAGAGTCATTGCTCGTCTTACCAAGGAGGTCACTGCAGccagagagg CCCTGGCCACACTCAAACCCCAAGCCGGATTGGTGGCCCCTCAGAATATGCCTGCCTCTCAGCCAGCCGCTGGG GGTGCTGGTGGGGAACCAATGGAGGTTAGTGTGCAGGTGGGAATGACTCCAGAGATCATCCAGAAG CTTCAAGATAAGGCTACTGTCCTTACCACAGAAAGAAAGAAG AGAGGAAAGACCGTGCCAGAGGAGCTGGTCAGGGCTGAGGATCTGAGCAAATACCGCCAAGTGGCTTCCCACGCT GGACTTCACAGTGCCAGTGTCCCAGGAATCCTGTGTATGGACCTCTGTCCTTCAGACACCAACAAAGTACTCACTG GTGgggctgataagaatgtggtggtATTTGATAAGAAGGAGGAGCAGATCATTGCCACCCTCAAGGGTCACACCAAGAAGGTCACCTCTGTCATCTACCACCCCTCCCAG tCTGTGGTGTTCTCTGCCTCTCCAGACAGCACCATCCGGGTGTGGTCTGTTACTGGGGGCAACTGTATCCAGGTGGTGCGAGCTCACGAGGCGAGCGTAACCGGGCTGTCACTTCACGCAACCGGGGACTACCTTCTCAGCTCTTCCGAAGACCAG tACTGGGCCTTCTCGGATATCCAAACTGGCCAAGTCCTTACCAAAGTCACAGATGAGGCTGCTGGTGTTG ctctGACTTGTGCTCAGTTCCACCCTGACGGTCTGATCTTCGGGACGGGAACCGCCGACTCCCAGATCAAGATCTGGGATCTGAAGGAGCGCACAAACGTGGCCAACTTCCCCGGCCACTCTGGCCCTGTCACCTCCATCGCCTTCTCTGAGAACGGATACTACCTGGCTACAG gTGCCCAGGACAGCTCTGTGAAGCTGTGGGATCTGAGGAAACTGAAGAACTTCAAGACCATCGCCCTGGACAACAGCTATGAG GTTAAGTCTCTGGTGTTTGATCAGAGTGGTACRTACTTGGCTGTGGGTGGATCTGACATCAGGGTGTACATCTGCAAGCAGTGGTCGGAGGTCCTCAACTTCAGCG ACCATTCTGGCCTGGTGACAGGGGTGGCGTTCGGAGACAATGCTCAATTCCTTTCCTCCGCTGGAATGGACAGAAGCCTCAAGTTCYACAGCCTGTAG
- the LOC139022490 gene encoding uncharacterized protein has translation MYEIRDQGGNLVSSTILHVVDKTARWRAVLKSISVPSGMFVTLAGFILFMKRYPNCSLTMIIHGLRGHHTPASNLNVQDYSPXSLQPSGIHSHSKQIVTPKIWSPRPTHSGYIPVMDSAPQPSPEPVRTARQQETARLRVDTATTHTPSEEETADGEREISFSIAGTSDCLHSSEDCFQFQIKKEGDKESKAKNYFSTLPLDTDTLETCSVYTSEKLNFL, from the exons atgtatGAGATCCGAGATCAGGGCGGCAACCTGGTGTCGTCCACCATTCTCCATGTGGTCG atAAGACTGCTAGATGGAGAGCAGTTCTCAAGTCCATCAGCGTTCCTTCTGGCATGTTTGTGACTTTGGCTGGTTTCATCCTATTTATGAAGCGCTACCCTAACTGCAGCCTCACAATGATAATCCACGGCCTAAGAGGTCACCATACACCGGCATCTAACCTCAATGTCCAG GACTACAGTCCAMCCAGCCTCCAGCCCTCTGGCATTCACAGTCATTCAAAGCAGATTGTAACACCAAAAATATGGAGCCCCAGACCTACACATTCG GGTTACATTCCTGTCATGGACAGTGCACCACAGCCCTCCCCTGAGCCAGTGAGGACAGCGAGACAACAGGAGACAGCTAGACTTAGAGTTGATACTGCCACTACTCACACTCCTAGTGAAGAG gaGACTgctgacggagagagggagatctCCTTTTCCATCGCTGGCACCTCAGACTGCCTCCACTCATCTGAAGACTGCTTTCAGTTCCAGATCAAGAAAGAGGGAGACAAGGAGAGCAAAGCAAAAAACTACTTCTCCACACTTCCACTGGACACAGATACCTTGGAGACTTGCAGCGTCTACACTTCTGAAAAACTCAACTTCTTATAG
- the LOC111965629 gene encoding uncharacterized protein isoform X2 translates to MHLYILVSALLSIPVSLAFSLGWNEDLQIVCSGREFRLPVYSGSRIVTFTPSYPPGPRRVLLENNNLKDPRFEWTKDRTLLLNDIAHRDQGLYSIKLSSGFTYETVRLTVSECIKTFRLGYGETFQHNIPKYGSVLEFSPRGSPSDSQTVLLWNRMDPETSEVGRGRLGSSGRVWVAERVTQADQGNYTLRDENGKVISRSKLIVNGEHEKDQRSG, encoded by the exons ATGCACCTCTATATCCTAGTGAGTGCCCTTCTCAGCATTCCTGTCTCTTTGG ctTTCTCTTTGG GTTGGAATGAAGACTTACAGATAGTGTGTTCTGGTCGAGAGTTCCGCCTGCCGGTCTACTCAGGGTCAAGAATCGTGACCTTTACCCCCAGCTACCCTCCAGGACCAAGAAGAGTGCTTCTGGAGAACAACaat TTGAAGGACCCGCGGTTTGAGTGGACGAAAGATAGGACATTGCTGCTGAATGACATCGCACACCGTGACCAGGGGCTCTACTCTATCAAACTGTCCTCTGGATTCACCTATGAGACCGTTCGCCTCACTGTCTCAG AATGTATAAAAACCTTCCGTTTGGGCTATGGGGAAACCTTTCAGCACAACATCCCTAAATATGGCTCCGTGTTGGAGTTCTCTCCCCGGGGCTCCCCCTCTGACTCCCAGACGGTATTACTGTGGAACCGGATGGACCCTGAGACCAGCGAGGTGGGCCGGGGGAGGCTAGGGTCAagtgggagggtctgggtggcagaGAGGGTGACCCAGGCAGACCAGGGAAACTACACCCTCCGAGACGAGAATGGGAAAGTAATCTCCCGCAGCAAATTGATTGTCAATGGTGAGCACGAGAAAGATCAAAGATCTGGATGA
- the LOC111965629 gene encoding uncharacterized protein isoform X1 — MSSSLLLSHKKSHMDVKNSVFSFDSVWPCPPPSSHNSLNLSLSFSGWNEDLQIVCSGREFRLPVYSGSRIVTFTPSYPPGPRRVLLENNNLKDPRFEWTKDRTLLLNDIAHRDQGLYSIKLSSGFTYETVRLTVSECIKTFRLGYGETFQHNIPKYGSVLEFSPRGSPSDSQTVLLWNRMDPETSEVGRGRLGSSGRVWVAERVTQADQGNYTLRDENGKVISRSKLIVNGEHEKDQRSG, encoded by the exons ATGTCGTCGTCGTTGTTGTTGTCTCACAAAAAGTCACACATGGATGTGAAAAATTCTGTATTTTCTTTTGATAGTGTCTGGCcatgtcctcctccctcctcccataaCTCACTCAATTTGTCCCTCTCTTTTTCAGGTTGGAATGAAGACTTACAGATAGTGTGTTCTGGTCGAGAGTTCCGCCTGCCGGTCTACTCAGGGTCAAGAATCGTGACCTTTACCCCCAGCTACCCTCCAGGACCAAGAAGAGTGCTTCTGGAGAACAACaat TTGAAGGACCCGCGGTTTGAGTGGACGAAAGATAGGACATTGCTGCTGAATGACATCGCACACCGTGACCAGGGGCTCTACTCTATCAAACTGTCCTCTGGATTCACCTATGAGACCGTTCGCCTCACTGTCTCAG AATGTATAAAAACCTTCCGTTTGGGCTATGGGGAAACCTTTCAGCACAACATCCCTAAATATGGCTCCGTGTTGGAGTTCTCTCCCCGGGGCTCCCCCTCTGACTCCCAGACGGTATTACTGTGGAACCGGATGGACCCTGAGACCAGCGAGGTGGGCCGGGGGAGGCTAGGGTCAagtgggagggtctgggtggcagaGAGGGTGACCCAGGCAGACCAGGGAAACTACACCCTCCGAGACGAGAATGGGAAAGTAATCTCCCGCAGCAAATTGATTGTCAATGGTGAGCACGAGAAAGATCAAAGATCTGGATGA